The Flavobacterium jumunjinense genome includes a region encoding these proteins:
- a CDS encoding DUF4294 domain-containing protein, giving the protein MKKYTIIIFLLYTFLANCQVQDTLSITAQDSSLLYSIELKEIVVSKEGISAADLERKKLLILKRRVYKTYPYAVLTSQKLKLINETMDKLKTKKEKKKYFKIVEKYLEEEFEPRLKKLSRKDGQILVKLIYRQTGETTFDLIKEYKSGWKAFWSNNTAKLFDINIKEDYQPFNELEDFYIETILAKAFNDGSLERQPAAKPIDIISLANIWREKAAKMRELQDSTKK; this is encoded by the coding sequence ATGAAAAAATATACAATCATTATATTTCTACTATATACTTTTCTTGCAAATTGCCAAGTGCAAGATACTTTGAGTATAACAGCTCAAGATTCTTCACTATTGTATTCAATAGAGCTAAAAGAGATTGTAGTTTCTAAAGAAGGTATTTCTGCAGCAGACCTAGAAAGGAAAAAATTATTAATATTAAAGAGAAGAGTTTATAAGACCTATCCTTATGCTGTATTAACTTCGCAGAAGTTGAAACTAATCAATGAAACAATGGATAAGTTGAAGACAAAAAAAGAAAAGAAAAAGTATTTTAAAATAGTTGAAAAATACCTAGAAGAAGAATTTGAGCCAAGATTAAAAAAACTATCTCGAAAAGATGGTCAAATTTTAGTAAAACTAATATACAGGCAAACAGGAGAAACTACGTTCGACCTGATAAAAGAATATAAAAGTGGATGGAAGGCTTTTTGGTCAAATAATACAGCAAAACTTTTCGATATTAATATTAAGGAAGATTATCAACCGTTCAATGAACTTGAAGATTTTTATATTGAAACTATATTAGCTAAAGCATTTAATGATGGTAGCCTAGAAAGACAGCCTGCAGCGAAACCAATAGATATAATAAGCTTGGCGAATATTTGGAGAGAAAAAGCGGCAAAAATGCGCGAACTCCAAGATTCTACAAAAAAGTAA
- a CDS encoding M42 family metallopeptidase encodes MSTKSILKESSLTFLENYLNNSSPTGYEAEGQKLWMNYLKPYVDTFITDTYGTAVGVINPDAPFKVVIEGHSDEIAWYVNYISDDGFIYVIRNGGSDHMIAPSKRVHIHTKKGIVRGVFGWPAIHTRNKDKEITTRIDNIFIDCGCETKEEVEKLGIHVGCVVTYPDGFEVLNENKFICRAIDNRMGGFMIAEVARLLKENKKDLPFGLYVVNSVQEEVGLRGAEMITQTIKPNVAIVTDVCHDTNTPMIDKKIEGDLKMGKGPVIAYAPATQNNLRELIVDTAETNKIPFQRHASSRVTGTDTDAFAYSNGGVASALISLPLRYMHTTVEMVHRDDVENVIKLIYETLLKIENNETFSYFK; translated from the coding sequence ATGAGTACAAAATCTATCTTAAAAGAAAGTTCTTTAACTTTTTTAGAAAACTATTTAAATAATTCTTCTCCTACTGGGTATGAAGCTGAAGGGCAAAAATTGTGGATGAACTATTTAAAGCCTTATGTAGATACTTTTATTACTGACACTTATGGTACAGCTGTTGGTGTAATTAACCCAGACGCTCCTTTTAAGGTTGTAATTGAAGGTCACTCTGACGAAATTGCTTGGTATGTTAACTACATCTCTGACGATGGTTTTATTTATGTGATTAGAAATGGTGGTAGTGATCATATGATCGCTCCATCTAAGAGAGTACACATTCATACTAAAAAAGGAATAGTTAGAGGTGTTTTTGGATGGCCAGCGATTCACACAAGAAACAAAGACAAAGAGATAACAACTAGAATAGATAATATTTTTATTGATTGTGGATGTGAAACAAAAGAAGAAGTTGAGAAACTAGGAATTCATGTAGGTTGTGTTGTTACTTATCCTGATGGTTTTGAAGTTTTAAATGAAAACAAATTTATTTGTCGTGCAATTGACAATAGAATGGGTGGCTTCATGATTGCTGAAGTTGCTCGTTTATTAAAAGAAAACAAGAAAGATCTTCCGTTTGGTTTATATGTAGTAAACTCTGTTCAAGAAGAAGTTGGTTTACGAGGTGCGGAAATGATTACTCAAACTATTAAACCAAATGTTGCAATAGTTACTGATGTTTGTCATGATACAAACACTCCAATGATTGACAAAAAAATTGAGGGTGATTTAAAAATGGGGAAAGGTCCTGTTATTGCTTATGCTCCTGCAACCCAAAATAATCTTCGTGAATTAATTGTTGATACAGCTGAAACAAACAAAATTCCATTTCAAAGACATGCTTCATCACGCGTGACTGGTACAGATACGGATGCATTTGCATATAGTAATGGTGGTGTTGCTTCCGCCTTGATTTCATTACCACTTCGTTATATGCATACTACCGTGGAAATGGTTCATAGAGATGATGTTGAAAATGTTATTAAATTGATTTATGAAACTTTATTAAAAATTGAAAATAACGAAACTTTTTCTTATTTTAAATAA
- a CDS encoding tetratricopeptide repeat-containing sensor histidine kinase: MNIKTFSIFFLLFSQFVLPNDTIVKTFKIKKEIEKVFYFRSLHQEDKLKYILLFKEEFFLLKNKNSTNKTQEKPYTFCLGLIDQLDQNHIKAISKFNKLLENKDYKLCDKERMDIYVAMQESYLKLNLYSKVFDSNRQINTLIEKGVDYPLWSYNIQSRLYLQLEKVDKAIIQLKKEINLLQQNTKRDSLIIPSAYNDLGFFYSLINKNDSALIYYNKGLYKAEKGKKKIDSISYRNFFLNVNENIANIYLTQKKYDKAITTLTALDSNYFNTVKKNNTYIDYKVILAKAYLGKKDFSKSKSIIMHLDSLNKNSKIQTLQLLNLKHQFAQETNNYKEAYKLLLIIKKNNDSISNIQKKKLLQSSELNFSIEENERSIIKKNKAIKEKEDIIFTIIITGLLLLLIISFIFISNNQRKRVEIERMSNSILKKNKEIEESLIEKELLLKEIHHRVKNNLQIISGILELQNYTIKDPKIKTILSEGQNRIQSIALLHKTIYQNKNFKAVNFSHYISEFITYSKQVNSSEKKIDITVNITNFQLEIDTAIPLSLILNEIINNAYKHAFTNTKAGKIDISLEKKQTEYKVTVQDNGIGFPDNFDTKNVKSFGFELINGLIKQINGNLYTSNRNGALLTIIFKTN, from the coding sequence ATGAATATTAAAACTTTTTCTATATTTTTTTTACTTTTTTCTCAATTTGTATTACCAAACGATACAATTGTAAAAACATTTAAGATTAAGAAAGAAATAGAAAAAGTTTTTTATTTTAGAAGTTTACATCAAGAAGATAAACTAAAATACATTTTATTATTTAAAGAAGAATTCTTTTTACTAAAAAATAAAAATTCCACAAACAAAACTCAAGAAAAACCTTATACTTTTTGTTTAGGACTTATTGATCAGTTGGATCAAAATCATATTAAAGCAATTTCGAAATTCAATAAATTATTAGAGAATAAGGATTATAAATTGTGCGACAAAGAACGCATGGATATTTATGTTGCCATGCAAGAATCTTATTTAAAACTGAATTTATATTCAAAAGTTTTTGATAGCAACAGACAAATCAATACTTTAATAGAAAAAGGTGTTGATTATCCACTTTGGAGTTATAATATACAAAGTCGTCTTTATCTACAACTTGAAAAAGTAGACAAAGCTATAATTCAATTAAAAAAGGAAATCAACTTATTGCAGCAAAACACAAAACGTGATTCTCTAATTATCCCGTCCGCATATAATGATTTAGGTTTTTTTTATTCGTTAATCAACAAAAATGACTCTGCATTAATTTATTACAACAAAGGACTTTATAAAGCTGAAAAAGGAAAAAAAAAAATTGATTCTATTAGTTATAGAAATTTTTTTTTAAATGTTAACGAAAATATTGCAAACATTTATTTAACTCAGAAAAAATACGATAAAGCAATAACCACACTAACTGCTTTAGATTCAAATTACTTTAACACGGTTAAAAAAAACAACACCTACATAGATTACAAAGTTATTTTAGCGAAAGCTTATCTTGGTAAAAAAGATTTTTCAAAGTCTAAATCTATAATTATGCATTTAGACTCTTTAAATAAAAACTCAAAAATACAAACTTTACAGTTACTTAATCTAAAACATCAATTCGCTCAAGAAACAAATAATTACAAAGAAGCCTACAAATTACTACTCATTATAAAAAAAAATAATGATTCAATTTCCAACATACAAAAAAAAAAATTACTCCAAAGTTCCGAATTAAACTTTTCTATAGAAGAAAATGAACGATCAATTATTAAAAAAAACAAAGCAATTAAAGAAAAAGAGGACATCATATTTACCATTATTATTACAGGTCTTTTACTATTACTAATTATAAGCTTTATTTTCATCTCAAACAACCAAAGAAAACGAGTTGAGATTGAAAGAATGAGCAATTCCATTTTAAAAAAAAATAAAGAAATTGAAGAATCACTTATAGAAAAAGAATTACTTTTAAAAGAAATTCATCATCGTGTAAAGAATAATTTGCAAATAATTTCAGGAATATTAGAGCTTCAAAATTACACAATAAAAGATCCTAAAATTAAAACCATTTTAAGTGAAGGACAAAATAGGATTCAATCTATTGCATTACTTCATAAAACAATCTATCAAAACAAAAATTTTAAAGCTGTTAATTTTTCACACTATATATCTGAATTTATTACCTACAGCAAACAAGTGAACTCATCTGAAAAAAAGATTGATATAACAGTAAATATAACAAATTTTCAACTTGAGATTGATACCGCTATTCCACTAAGTCTAATTTTAAACGAAATTATTAACAACGCATACAAACATGCATTCACAAATACTAAAGCTGGAAAAATTGATATTAGTTTAGAAAAAAAACAAACGGAGTACAAAGTAACAGTTCAAGACAATGGAATTGGATTTCCTGATAATTTTGATACAAAAAATGTAAAATCATTTGGTTTTGAATTAATTAATGGACTTATTAAACAAATAAATGGTAATCTATATACCTCTAATAGAAATGGTGCTTTACTAACTATTATTTTTAAAACGAATTAA
- a CDS encoding response regulator: MEKSLQILVIEDEFITQKTIINQLTEIGYRISGTAMSSDEAIEILENEIVNFAILDINIKGKKNGIWLANYIKENYSIPYIYLTAYSDDDTITKALKTDPYAYLVKPFQKTDLLTSIEISVQIFNKINQQIKENFLIIKHLEVYKKINLNSIRFIESDKNYLILNSSDTNYRYRATITEFTKQLPHCFIQTHKGFIVNINFITAFSNTLIEIENNKIPISKTHKDNVLRILTQ; this comes from the coding sequence ATGGAAAAATCTCTACAAATTTTAGTTATAGAAGACGAATTTATTACACAAAAGACAATAATTAATCAGTTAACTGAAATTGGCTACAGAATTTCTGGCACTGCAATGAGTTCTGATGAAGCTATTGAAATATTAGAAAATGAAATTGTGAATTTTGCTATTTTAGATATCAATATAAAAGGAAAAAAAAATGGAATTTGGCTTGCTAATTACATTAAAGAAAATTATTCTATTCCATATATATATCTAACTGCTTATTCTGATGATGATACTATTACTAAAGCGTTAAAAACTGACCCATACGCTTATTTGGTTAAACCTTTTCAAAAAACAGACTTGTTAACTTCAATTGAAATTAGTGTTCAAATTTTTAATAAGATCAATCAACAAATTAAAGAAAATTTTTTAATTATTAAGCATTTAGAAGTATATAAAAAAATTAATTTAAATAGCATTCGATTTATTGAAAGTGATAAAAACTATTTAATTCTAAACTCAAGTGATACCAACTATCGATATAGAGCAACAATAACCGAATTCACAAAACAACTACCTCATTGTTTTATTCAAACACATAAAGGTTTTATTGTAAACATTAATTTTATAACAGCATTTTCAAATACATTAATTGAAATTGAAAACAACAAAATACCAATTTCTAAAACTCACAAAGACAATGTTTTAAGGATTTTAACACAATAA
- a CDS encoding ankyrin repeat domain-containing protein yields MKKSIVFLGLSFILSANSTNAASVQDEFANENSIVFFEDDVTPLCKAISNGDIDLVERILEYGVDLNGVTYRGMTPLMYAARYNKVEIVKMLIEKGANLTITDSNGFNALDHAKSSGSEESKDLIIEALKR; encoded by the coding sequence ATGAAAAAATCAATCGTTTTTTTAGGTTTATCATTTATTTTATCAGCAAATAGTACAAATGCAGCTTCGGTTCAAGATGAATTTGCGAATGAAAATAGTATTGTGTTTTTTGAAGATGACGTTACGCCACTGTGTAAAGCAATAAGTAATGGAGATATTGATTTAGTAGAAAGAATTTTAGAGTATGGAGTAGATTTGAACGGAGTAACGTATAGAGGAATGACACCTTTAATGTATGCGGCAAGATATAATAAAGTTGAAATTGTAAAAATGTTAATCGAAAAAGGAGCAAATTTAACAATTACAGATAGTAATGGTTTTAACGCCTTAGATCATGCAAAAAGTAGTGGTTCGGAAGAGTCTAAAGACTTAATTATAGAAGCATTAAAAAGATAG
- a CDS encoding phosphoribosylaminoimidazolesuccinocarboxamide synthase, with protein sequence MSTITSTKFNFPGQKSVYNGKVREVYNINDELLVMIATDRLSAFDVVMPKGIPYKGQILNQIATKFMELTQDIVPNWLLATPDPNVAVGHLCEPFKVEMVIRGYLAGHAAREYALGKRILCGVALPDGLKENDKFPTPIITPSTKADNGEHDEDISREDILSKGIVSEEDYLVLEKYTRALYQRGSEIAAERGLILVDTKYEFGKTKEGKIVLIDEIHTPDSSRYFYADGYQERQDKGEGQKQLSKEFVRQWLIKNGFQGKEGQQIPEMTEEYINSVSERYIELFENILGEEFVKADISNINKRIEDNVLSFLSKK encoded by the coding sequence ATGAGTACAATAACATCGACCAAGTTTAACTTTCCTGGTCAAAAATCAGTTTATAACGGTAAAGTAAGAGAAGTTTATAACATAAACGATGAACTTCTTGTTATGATTGCTACCGATAGACTTTCAGCTTTTGATGTAGTAATGCCAAAGGGAATTCCATATAAAGGACAAATTCTAAATCAAATAGCAACCAAGTTTATGGAGCTAACGCAAGATATTGTGCCAAATTGGTTGTTAGCTACACCAGACCCTAATGTAGCTGTCGGACATTTGTGTGAACCATTCAAAGTAGAGATGGTTATAAGAGGTTATTTAGCAGGACATGCAGCAAGAGAATATGCTTTAGGTAAAAGAATATTATGTGGAGTTGCACTTCCAGATGGCTTAAAAGAAAATGATAAATTTCCAACACCAATAATAACACCTTCTACGAAAGCAGATAATGGTGAACATGATGAAGATATTTCCCGTGAAGATATATTGTCAAAAGGAATTGTTTCAGAAGAAGATTATTTAGTTTTAGAAAAATATACAAGAGCTTTATATCAAAGAGGTTCTGAAATTGCAGCAGAAAGAGGATTAATATTAGTAGATACTAAATATGAATTCGGAAAAACAAAAGAAGGTAAGATTGTTTTAATCGATGAAATTCATACGCCAGATTCTTCACGTTATTTTTATGCTGATGGATATCAAGAGCGTCAAGATAAAGGTGAAGGTCAAAAACAACTTTCTAAAGAATTTGTTAGACAATGGTTAATTAAAAATGGATTTCAAGGAAAAGAAGGTCAACAGATTCCGGAAATGACAGAAGAATATATCAATTCAGTATCAGAAAGATATATTGAATTGTTTGAGAACATATTAGGAGAAGAATTTGTTAAGGCAGATATCTCTAATATAAATAAAAGAATTGAAGATAATGTTTTAAGTTTTTTAAGTAAGAAGTAA
- a CDS encoding SDR family NAD(P)-dependent oxidoreductase, with the protein MKTVLITGASGGLGKLTTKHFADNGWNVIATMIDLDLAEELKGYPNVKCYLLDVTSSENIEKAKNEILKDFKTIDVVINNAGLGYRSFVELSEDSKIDTIVNVNWLGVVKICRAFIPVFREQNFGQFINITSIAGLVNLPLGNFYHSTKQAVESFSECMSYELLEFNVSVCTVQFGNAPTDFQKNVAKCGDCNIPSYNAMMDAINEILNKKTDKNKNLTSTIINKLFDIAENPSKRYRKYTIGFDANFMKYLRRILGYRLFNSVIKKMVLKK; encoded by the coding sequence TTGAAAACTGTATTAATAACTGGAGCATCCGGAGGATTAGGAAAATTAACAACGAAACATTTTGCAGATAACGGTTGGAATGTAATTGCCACAATGATCGATTTAGATTTAGCGGAAGAATTAAAAGGATATCCTAACGTGAAATGTTACTTGTTAGACGTAACTTCATCAGAAAATATAGAAAAAGCAAAAAATGAGATTTTAAAAGATTTTAAAACAATCGATGTTGTTATAAATAATGCAGGTTTAGGCTATAGAAGCTTTGTTGAACTTTCAGAAGATTCTAAAATAGACACCATTGTTAATGTGAACTGGCTCGGTGTTGTGAAAATTTGTAGAGCATTTATTCCTGTGTTTAGAGAACAAAATTTCGGACAATTTATAAATATCACGTCTATTGCGGGCTTAGTAAACTTGCCTTTGGGAAATTTTTATCACTCTACAAAACAAGCAGTAGAAAGCTTTTCAGAATGTATGTCCTATGAATTATTAGAATTTAATGTGAGTGTTTGTACGGTTCAATTCGGAAATGCACCAACCGATTTTCAGAAAAATGTAGCTAAGTGCGGAGATTGTAATATTCCATCCTATAATGCAATGATGGATGCAATAAATGAGATATTAAATAAAAAAACAGATAAGAACAAAAACTTAACGAGTACAATTATTAATAAATTATTTGATATTGCAGAAAACCCATCAAAACGATATAGAAAATATACGATTGGCTTTGATGCTAATTTCATGAAATACCTAAGACGAATTTTAGGTTATAGATTATTTAATAGTGTAATTAAGAAAATGGTTCTTAAAAAATAG
- a CDS encoding alpha-amylase — MKQIKTLKIFSFCFVATFFSCNNEEIDESKIDTNEFKTIQVTNHDGKPFSTGNSSETNKFNSGPGGGVMMQAFYWDVPAGGTWWNVVKGKVASWGNAGIESIWLPPVSKAQNGPFSMGYDPTDYFDFGDYNQNGTVETRFGSKTELTSLITTVHNENMKVYADIVINHNSGGQSELNPFTNSNTYTKFNVASGKFNRTYNDFYKNSFGNNDEGSFGGFPDLCHANPYVQDWLWKRSDGVGKYYKNTMKFDGWRFDYVKGFGPWVVNQWNANVGGFSVGEYWDGNAATLEWWCDNANSSAFDFACYYKMDEAFDGDDLSKLSSGDMLWKRRPYRAVTFVSNHDTDQIWKKNLAYAYILTHEGYPTIFYKDYEDWLDKSKLNNLIWIHNNKATGNTSILYADNDEYIARRNGYNGNPGLVVYLNNSSSWQERWVETNWSSTEIKDYTGNSSWQPTTQGGKWVKIQCPPNSYSVWSTL, encoded by the coding sequence ATGAAACAAATAAAAACATTGAAGATTTTTTCATTTTGCTTTGTAGCTACTTTTTTTTCATGCAACAATGAGGAAATAGATGAAAGTAAAATTGATACTAATGAATTTAAAACAATTCAAGTAACAAATCATGACGGTAAACCTTTCAGTACTGGAAATAGTAGTGAAACGAATAAATTTAATTCTGGTCCAGGAGGTGGAGTAATGATGCAAGCTTTTTATTGGGATGTTCCAGCTGGAGGTACATGGTGGAATGTTGTAAAAGGCAAAGTTGCATCTTGGGGAAATGCAGGAATTGAATCTATTTGGTTGCCTCCTGTTTCAAAAGCACAAAACGGACCATTTTCAATGGGATATGATCCTACAGATTATTTTGATTTTGGAGATTATAATCAAAACGGAACAGTTGAAACAAGATTCGGTTCTAAAACCGAACTTACAAGTTTAATCACAACGGTTCATAATGAAAACATGAAAGTATATGCAGACATTGTTATTAATCACAACAGTGGTGGGCAGTCCGAATTAAATCCATTTACTAATTCAAATACCTACACTAAATTTAATGTAGCTTCAGGTAAGTTTAATAGAACATATAACGATTTCTATAAAAATTCATTTGGGAATAATGATGAAGGAAGTTTTGGCGGTTTTCCAGACTTATGTCATGCTAATCCTTATGTACAAGATTGGTTGTGGAAACGATCAGATGGAGTAGGGAAGTATTATAAAAATACAATGAAGTTTGATGGATGGAGATTTGATTATGTTAAAGGCTTTGGGCCATGGGTTGTGAACCAATGGAATGCTAATGTTGGTGGTTTTTCAGTAGGAGAATATTGGGATGGTAATGCAGCTACTTTAGAATGGTGGTGTGATAATGCAAATAGTTCTGCTTTTGACTTTGCATGTTATTATAAAATGGATGAAGCTTTTGATGGTGATGATTTATCGAAGTTAAGTTCTGGAGATATGCTTTGGAAAAGAAGACCTTATAGAGCAGTAACATTTGTTTCTAATCATGATACGGATCAAATTTGGAAAAAAAACCTTGCTTATGCATACATTTTAACCCATGAAGGATATCCAACAATTTTTTATAAAGATTATGAAGATTGGTTAGATAAAAGTAAGCTTAATAATTTAATCTGGATACATAATAATAAAGCAACAGGAAACACTTCAATTTTATATGCAGATAATGACGAATATATTGCAAGAAGAAATGGTTATAATGGAAACCCTGGTTTAGTGGTCTATTTGAATAATTCAAGCTCTTGGCAAGAAAGATGGGTAGAAACTAATTGGTCGAGTACAGAGATAAAAGATTATACAGGAAATTCATCTTGGCAACCAACAACACAAGGTGGAAAATGGGTAAAAATACAATGTCCACCAAATAGTTACTCAGTGTGGTCAACATTATAG
- a CDS encoding PhoH family protein: MNERIIELVEITPKDFWGTQDVNLEAVKKYYPKLKIVARGTTLKAYGEEEILDEFEIKFRRLMLHFTRYNTIDENVILRVLENDSQETQQLNGRDKILVHGVGGKLIKALTPNQQKLVDTILRNDMVFAIGPAGTGKTYTGVAMAVKALKEKLVKRIILTRPAVEAGENLGFLPGDMKEKLDPYMQPLYDALRDMIPAEKLEDYIMKGIIQIAPLAFMRGRTLDNAFVILDEAQNTTHSQMKMFLTRMGKHAKFMITGDPGQVDLPRRTISGLKEALLILKDVEGVGITYLDDKDIVRHKLVKKIIDAYKSIENHD, translated from the coding sequence TTGAACGAAAGAATAATTGAATTAGTAGAGATTACTCCAAAGGATTTTTGGGGGACTCAAGATGTTAATTTAGAGGCTGTTAAGAAGTATTATCCAAAACTGAAAATTGTTGCAAGAGGAACTACATTAAAAGCTTATGGAGAAGAAGAGATATTAGATGAATTTGAAATAAAATTCAGAAGATTAATGCTTCATTTTACACGGTATAATACTATTGATGAGAATGTGATTTTGAGGGTTTTAGAAAATGATTCTCAAGAAACACAGCAGTTAAATGGAAGAGATAAAATTCTTGTTCATGGTGTTGGAGGGAAGCTTATTAAAGCATTGACACCAAACCAACAAAAACTTGTTGATACAATATTGCGAAATGATATGGTTTTTGCAATTGGTCCCGCAGGAACGGGTAAAACCTATACAGGAGTAGCAATGGCTGTAAAAGCTTTAAAGGAGAAACTGGTTAAAAGAATTATTTTAACTAGACCAGCAGTAGAAGCAGGTGAAAATTTAGGTTTTTTACCTGGAGATATGAAAGAGAAGCTAGATCCTTATATGCAGCCTTTGTATGATGCTTTAAGAGATATGATACCAGCGGAGAAGTTAGAAGATTATATCATGAAGGGAATTATTCAAATTGCTCCATTGGCTTTCATGAGAGGTAGAACTTTAGATAATGCGTTTGTAATTTTAGATGAAGCTCAAAACACGACGCATAGTCAAATGAAGATGTTTTTAACTAGAATGGGGAAACATGCTAAATTTATGATTACTGGAGATCCTGGTCAGGTAGATTTACCAAGAAGAACAATTTCTGGATTAAAAGAAGCATTATTAATACTGAAAGATGTAGAAGGTGTAGGGATAACTTATTTAGATGATAAAGATATTGTAAGACATAAGTTAGTCAAGAAAATTATAGATGCTTATAAGAGTATTGAAAATCACGATTAA
- a CDS encoding SAM hydrolase/SAM-dependent halogenase family protein: MSIITLTTDFGLKDHFVGALKGKLISGLENPIIVDISHDIDLFNTLEASYSISAAYKSFPKGTIHIIGVDSERTATTEHIAMQWDDQYFICADNGILSSLIQKKVAQKIVAINIHDRLQEENTDMNVFVAVACHIARGGLLNVIGKEINELRMVNEMTAQVSSDNSLIKGTIIHIDQFGNCVTNISKKMFDDISMKRNFKIKFHNKKLDRIHNFYSDFKNTDKYTLKAFEGNALALFNENGYLEIAIYKSNPKTVGSASTLLGLKFRDVVSITFEE, translated from the coding sequence ATGTCAATAATTACACTTACTACCGATTTTGGATTAAAGGATCACTTTGTTGGTGCTCTAAAGGGTAAGTTAATTTCTGGACTTGAAAACCCTATCATTGTAGATATATCTCATGATATAGATTTATTTAATACTTTAGAAGCAAGTTATTCCATTTCGGCTGCCTACAAAAGTTTCCCAAAAGGAACAATACATATTATAGGCGTTGATAGTGAACGAACTGCAACTACAGAACATATTGCAATGCAATGGGATGATCAATATTTTATATGTGCAGACAATGGAATATTAAGTTCATTAATACAAAAAAAAGTAGCTCAAAAAATAGTAGCAATCAATATTCATGATAGACTACAGGAAGAGAATACAGATATGAATGTATTTGTTGCTGTTGCATGTCATATTGCAAGAGGTGGCTTATTAAATGTTATTGGAAAAGAAATAAACGAACTTAGAATGGTTAATGAAATGACCGCTCAAGTTTCAAGTGATAATTCATTAATAAAAGGAACTATTATCCATATTGATCAGTTTGGAAACTGTGTTACTAATATTTCTAAGAAAATGTTTGATGATATTTCCATGAAAAGAAACTTTAAAATCAAATTTCATAATAAAAAACTAGACCGAATACATAATTTTTATTCAGATTTTAAAAACACAGATAAATATACTCTGAAAGCCTTTGAAGGTAATGCTTTGGCTTTATTTAATGAAAATGGATATTTAGAAATTGCCATTTATAAGAGTAATCCAAAAACTGTTGGCTCTGCTTCCACTTTATTAGGATTAAAGTTTAGAGATGTTGTTAGTATAACTTTTGAAGAATAA
- a CDS encoding putative quinol monooxygenase translates to MFVRIVKMRFQDDKIAVFLEKFDTIKEKIRAFEGNQFLELYQDKNDPRIFFTYSYWNSEEDLEKYRHSELFKEVWAFTKAFFSDKPEAWSVDKLVSIH, encoded by the coding sequence ATGTTTGTACGAATTGTAAAAATGCGCTTTCAAGACGATAAAATTGCTGTTTTTCTTGAAAAATTTGATACTATTAAAGAAAAAATAAGAGCTTTTGAAGGAAATCAGTTTTTAGAACTATATCAAGACAAAAATGATCCTCGAATTTTTTTTACATATAGTTATTGGAATTCAGAAGAAGATCTAGAAAAATATAGACATTCTGAATTATTCAAGGAAGTTTGGGCGTTTACAAAAGCTTTTTTTAGTGATAAACCTGAAGCATGGAGTGTTGACAAGTTAGTTTCAATACACTAA